CGAGGTTTTCACCAAAGTAAATATTGCACCCAAAAAGATTTTTGCACGCGTAATGAACGATCCCAACAAAGGAACCGAAATGCTATATGCCTACGGGGAAAGAGAAAACAAAATTCTAGTAAAAGCAGGCTGGGTTCCGGCATTAAAACTTTCGCCTTTCAGCAGTTTGCTCATGAAAGAACAACACCACTGCCTGCTAAGTTCCGGCTTCAGTTTTTTCTTCAAAAATATTTCTGAAGGCATAAAAAGAGCCGATGCGCAAAACGAATTTAACAGCGTATTCAAAATAGAAGGAGAAGTTACCTTTGATGGTCGCAAGTGCTACAAATTGGTGATAGAAGATCCTACCTATGCCGTTACTGCATACACCGGGGTAAAAGGCGACAACCCATACACCTTGGCTCAAAAATTGCTTATTCCCGAATACTTTATACAAGAGGCCAATGGTATAAAAAGCATTGATGATAACTTAGAAGGCAAAAAGCTAAAAGTTCTTACATCGTATGCCCGCAAAAGTGTGGTGTATATTGATAAGCAAAGTATGTTTCCCATTTACCAAGAAATGTGGGATAATAAAGGCATATTCGAGAAATATGAGTTCAAAAACTTGGTTGTAAACCCTTCGTTTACCGCCAACGAATTCAGTAGCGATTACAACGATTACAACTTTTAAAACTGCCACTTCATTCCAGTTTCCATTTCGGCATTACAGAACCCATATTCGCTAAAAATTATTCAAACAATAGCATGAAACCATGTGCGAAAAAAACATACCTTCGCACTGCGTGTATTTTTGAATAAAGAAAATTGAAATAATGCCAAAAGTTACCATAGATGGTGTAACCGTTGAAGTAGAACCGGGCACCACCATTATGAATGCCGCCAGAAAAATTGGTGGCGATTTAGTGCCACCGGCAATGTGCTATTACAGTAAATTAGAGGGCAGCGGGGGCAAATGCCGCGTTTGCTTAGTTGAAATATCTAAAGGCAGCGAAGCAAACCCAAACCCCATGCCTAAACTACAGGCAAGCTGCTGCACCCCAATTGCCGATGGCATGGAAGTAAAAAACATGACCAGCCCTAGAGTGCAAGA
The nucleotide sequence above comes from Chitinophagales bacterium. Encoded proteins:
- a CDS encoding DUF1571 domain-containing protein: MNRNILAAVLLLVTCHFSFAESPDTKTIVNNMLNAIKNAKGYTYTMRGSERILGKNDMRVTEVFTKVNIAPKKIFARVMNDPNKGTEMLYAYGERENKILVKAGWVPALKLSPFSSLLMKEQHHCLLSSGFSFFFKNISEGIKRADAQNEFNSVFKIEGEVTFDGRKCYKLVIEDPTYAVTAYTGVKGDNPYTLAQKLLIPEYFIQEANGIKSIDDNLEGKKLKVLTSYARKSVVYIDKQSMFPIYQEMWDNKGIFEKYEFKNLVVNPSFTANEFSSDYNDYNF